GATCAGCATAAATGCGTAGACGGCAAGGCTTCTGAGTATGATGTCGAGGTATGGGTTCATGTGTTTAGAATTTTAAGGTCATTTGTCCCTGCTGACTAACTTCCCTTTCATGGTCCAGTAACCACTTTTTGCGCCAGAGCGATCCGGCATAGCCAACTAAAGTGCCGTCACTTCCGATTACCCTGTGACAAGGTACAACAATGGCAAGGTTGTTCTTCCCATTCGCTGCAGCCATCGCCCTTATGGCGAGTACATTGTTCATCTGTTTTGCCATTTGCAGGTAAGATCTGGTGACGCCGTAACCTATCGTAAGCAGGGCAGACCATACTTCCTGCTGGAATGCTGTGCCGGATTGTTTTAAGGGTAGGGTAAAGGTTTTTAGACGGCCTTCAAAGTAATCTGTAAGCTGGGAAACGGCCAGTTTTGTAAGCTCATTTTCAGTAAGTGTTGAAGAGTCTGCCTGGTTATCGGAATCAGATGGTTCTCTAAAAGTGATTTTTTGAACATACTGATCATCGGCAAAGATGCTGACGGGACCAAGGGGGCTCTGTAAAATACTGCAATATTGATTACTCATAGGATTACAATATTATGGATATTTAAGTTACAAAGATAAAAGATCGGGGATTAAGAATTATCTTTGCGCCTGCATGAATTTAATAGATCAGGTTAAGTTTTTAATTAAGAAAGAGCTGCTGTTGGAATGGCGTTCCAAATACGCTTTGAATGGTGTTCTTCTCTATGTCGTGTCGACGGTTTTTGTCTGCTACTTATCTTTTGTAAGTGTAGAAAAGATTACCTGGAATGCTTTGTTCTGGATCATTATGCTGTTTGCTTCGATCAATGCAGTCTCAAAAAGTTTTCTGCAGGAAAGTAGAGGACGGCAACTGTACATTTATACAATAGCAAGCCCTTTGGCACTGATTATTTCAAAAACCATTTACAATGTGTTGTTGATGATGTTACTGACGGTTATTGCACTTACCTTTTATACCCTGGTATTTAGTTATGTACCGGAGGATCTTGGTTTGTATATCGTCGCTACGCTTTTGGGAAGCTTAAGTTTCTCTACCATATTTACAATGATATCAGCAATTGCTTCTAAGGCCGGTAATGGGGGGATGTTGATGGCCATTCTGAGTTTTCCTGTGGTCATCCCGGTATTGATCGTATTGATAAAGCTGACCAAAAATGCAATAGATGGACTGGACAGAAGTGTAAGTCTGGATGAAATTGGCATTTTGCTGATCATAAATGCGTTGGTGATGTCAGTTTCCTTAATTTTATTCCCGTATCTCTGGAGGGATTAACAGGTCAAATAGGTGCTGGCCAAAGAGCCAGGACATCTGTAATCAGGCGCCTGGCTCTGAGGTAATTTAAGCCTGAAATTTATTAAAGAATTTATAGCGGCTGACAGCGTTCTCCTGTCCAGATGTCGTCACAACGTTAAGGAACACATTCTTCGTAGCTGGGACAGCCAAATTGGATCGGGCCGTTTGGAAGCCTGTGGGTACAGCTAATAGAGCAGCCAGGAGGGATTATTCCTCCACCTGTTACTTTTTTAAGCTCATTTCTGCTTAATTTTTGATTTCCTGCTAATTTTAAATTGGTCTTTAACATACAATTTGATTTAGGGTGATTAATAAAATGTTACCTGCATTTATAGCCGATTTGGTGAATTGCCTAAGGGCATCTGTAGCCGTAGATCTCCCGGAGAGGGTCGCATAAAAATTGTTGGCAAGGCTTATTTCCGGCGCAGGATCTTGCTCCGGTTTCTGCATCCATGAAACATTGATTCGGGCAAAGGGCCCTGGCAGTATCCTCACTCGTACCACCCGTTAATTTTTTCATGTCGGTTCTGCTCAGAGATTGAGCGTTTTTTAGTTTTAACATAAGATTAAATTTGGTTAGTTAATGTATTGATTTTGTTGTTCTGGATGACAGCCAGGCCTGTAGTTATTAGAATCTTAAACGAGATAAATTATAAAAATAAAAAATACTGTGATTAAAGTCTTTTAAAGATATTGATGGTTTGTTATTTTTCTAATGTATGTTTGTTGTAATTAATAGTTTAACATAATTATTAATTATATACTCAAAAAATATATGTGGTAATTTATGTGCGACTGTTTTGATGGAAGGTATATTTGTTGCTCGTTTAGGATAATATCCCTGAAATTTAATTGTGCAATTTTTCTGTGACATATCAGCCATCGTTTCCGGACGATTTTTTTCGGAGCAGAAGAACTCTACCGGCTTTTGCAGTAAGCAACATGTGTTTATTGGCTTAATTATAACGTAAGTAGGCAAATTTCTCTTTACATTTGGCGGTTAATAAAATTGAAAAGATTAAATTTTTAGATCAATGTATAAGAGCTGGTGGAAAATATTAGGAGCAGTGCTGGTAATTTATTCAACTATTGCAGGTTTTTTGGTTAAGACGCCAGATTTGCCCATTGTTCGTGAAAGTATCAGAAACCTGTATTTTCATGTTCCTATGTGGTTTAGCATGATCGTTTTATTTAGCGTATCTGTTTTTTATAGTGTTAAATACCTAAGCAGCAGCAACCCTGAGGATGATACCAAAGCTGTGGAAAGCGTGAATGCCGGGGTGATTTTTGGAATGCTGGGAATTACGACTGGTATGATCTGGGCAAGGTTTGCCTGGGGACAGGCCTGGAGTTTTGATGTGAAACAAAATTTTGCTGCCATTTCAATCCTTCTTTATTTTGCCTATCTGGTATTACGGAATGCGGTGGACGAAGAACAAAAGAGGGCGAAAATCTCTGCCATCTATAATATATTTGCTTTCCCGATTATGGTCGTGCTGCTTTTTGTACTGCCGCGTTTATCCGACTCATTGCATCCTGGTGACGGCGGAAATCCGGGTTTTAATTCTTACGACCTTGACAGCCGGATGAGGATGGTATTCTATCCTGCATGCCTGGGCTGGATTCTGGTTGGTTATTGGATCTACACCATCTTATACAGGGTTCGTATCCTTGAAAAAAATAACCGCTAAAAAGATATTTTCTTTGCAAATCCGCATGATCTGATGCAGACTTTTAATACCCTTTATTAAAATATATACCAAATGAAAAAAATTACAGCAACCTTTTTAATGTTCATGATCACCATGCAGCTGTTCGCTCAGGGGCAAGGTTCGGCCATTACTGATAGCCTATACGCTTCCGGAAAAATATACGTTGTGGTAGCATGTGTGGTGCTAATCTTGCTGGGCTTGCTTTTTTTTCTATTTACGATAGAAAAAAGATTAAAAAAATTAGAAAAGAAAACTTCGGCTAAAATCTAATTTTAAATCGTTTAGGCCTTGTTTTTGCCCGCTTTATGATGTGGTGTTTGCATTACACTAAGTAATTCTGTATTTGCATTAATGGTTTTTTTTAATGCAATTTTGCACCTAATTAGGATACGAACTTATATTCAATTCATAAATAACAACTAATGGCTAATACAGCAAACGAGACAAATTTTTTTGCAGATGTCTGCAAGAATTTTGACAATGCCGCCCAATTCACTTCCCATCCAGAGGGTCTGTTAACCCAAATCAAAGCTTGTAACAGTGTATATCGTTTCCAATTCCCTATCCGTAGAGGAAATGGTTTCGAGGTTATTGATGCATGGCGTGTGGAGCACTCTCACCATATGAGTCCTACCAAAGGTGGTATTCGCTATAGCGAAATGGTTAACGAAGATGAAGTAATGGCTTTGGCTGCTTTAATGACGTACAAATGTGCTATTGTCAACGTTCCTTTCGGAGGTGCTAAAGGGGGGATTAAAATCACAACTAAAAACTATACTGTTGGAGAGTTGGAAAACATTACCCGTCGTTATACGACAGAATTAATCAAAAAGAACTTTATTGGTCCCGGCATTGATGTTCCTGCTCCTGATTATGGATCAGGTGAGCGTGAAATGAGCTGGATCGCAGATACATATATGACCATGAACCCAGGTCAGTTGGATGCTTTGGGTTGTGTTACCGGAAAACCAATCGCATTACACGGTATCCGTGGTCGTAAAGAGGCTACCGGACGTGGCGTGGCTTACGCCATCAGAGAATGCGTTAGTGTAGGAGAAGATATGGCTAAAATTGGCTTTAAGGCTGGTTTAGGTGATAAAAGAGTGATTGTACAAGGATTAGGTAATGTGGGTTATCACTCTGCAAAATTCCTTGCAGAATTCGGAGCTACTATCGTTGGTCTTTGCGAATTTGAAGGTGCAATCTACAATGCAGACGGTTTAAATATCGATGAAGTATTTGCTCATCGTAAATTAACAGGATCCATCTTAGGATTCCCGGGTGCTACAGAATTTAAAAATTCTATGGAAGGTTTAGAGCAGCCATGCGATATCCTTGTGCCTGCAGCATTGGAAAACCAGATCACTTCAGGGAATATCAGAAATATTAAAGCTAAGATCATCGCTGAAGGTGCCAACGGACCTTGTACTCCGGAAGCAGAAGAGATCTTTACTGAAATGGGTGGTATCATTATTCCTGATATGTATTGTAATGCTGGTGGTGTTACGGTATCTTATTTTGAATGGTTAAAGAACCTTTCTCACGTAGCGTTTGGCCGTATGGAAAACCGTTATGCCGAAAACTCTAATAGAAACTTAATTAATACCCTGGAAAGCCTTACTGGTAAAAGCATTCCAGCCGAACACCGTTTAATGATTGTAAAAGGGGCTTCGGAGTTGGAATTGGTAAACTCCGGCCTGGAAGATACCATGATCCACTCTTACCATGAGATCAGAGAAACTTTAATGAACAAACCTGGTATCCAGACTTTAAGAACAGCTGCATTTGTAGGTTCAATTGATAAGATTGCAATTTCTTATATGAACCTTGGTATCTGGCCATAAGACGGGGCATCAGACGATTAAAAAAAGAGGGCAATTTATTTGCCCTCTTTTTTTTATGTCATTTTTTCTCAGCAGAACTGAAAGGTAAAACTTCCTGCTGATGATTCCCGTATATTGGAATAATCAATATAGAAAGTTAAACGATGCAGATACGACGAAGGGTTTGTGTATGGATGCTTGCTTTTTTTGCGGCCTGTTCAGCAGGACCAGCGCAGCAGCAACTGGAAAGCAGAAATGGATTTGTGGTGATCAGTCTGCCAGCGGAAGGTGAGCAGCTGGCTACTTTTGCAGGAGGTTGTTTCTGGGCGGTGCAGGAGGGAATGATTGGTCTGAAAGGAGTCCATAAAGCGATTAGTGGATATGCAGGAGGGATTACCGTAAATCCGGATGATGCCGCTGTGCGGTCGAAAACTACTGGACATGCGGAAACGGTACAGGTTTATTATGATCCAAAAGTGATCTCTTTTGAAAAATTGTGTGAGGCCTTTTTTTATCTTCATGATCCTACTCAGGTAGACAGACAGGGCCCGGATATCGGGTCTGATTATCGGTCTATTGCTTTTTTTCGGACTCCGGAAGAATTTAGAACCATTCGCCGGGTTATCGATCGCTTTCAGGCCAGGGAATACCCGAATATTCCTATTGTTACGGAAATCCTTCCCTTTAAAATCATTTATCCGGCGGAAATGGAGCACCAGGATTACTATAAACGCAATTTATGGGATACTTATATCAGGAAAATCTCCAGACCAAAAGTGAATAAACTCCGTAGGAAAATGCCGGAATTCACCAAATCCGGATATGAAACAGAATAAAAATCTTCTGTTTTCCGACAGGAACTCCTTCAATCTTAGCGTTTTTGTCAGAGAACTATCAATAAATGGTCATCAAAGTGATTTGGAAGGCCCTAAAAGATTTTAGGTACTTATATTTTTTATCTTTGTACCATTCTAAAATTTTATTAGCATCATGAGAAAAAGTGCAATTATTGGTTTAATTACAATAGCAATCTGTGTAGGGTTCTTAATCAGCCTGAATGCCGGCACAAGCAACTATTCCACTTTCTCCGAAGCTGCAAAAGATTCCCGTGAATTCCATGTCATGGGATACTGGGAAAAAGCGAAAGGGATGTATTATGATGCCCAGAAAGATGCCAATCATTTTGCTTTCTACATGAAAGATGAAAAGGGCCTTGTGAACAAAGTAGTTTACAACGGCACAAAACCTCAGGATTTCGAACGTTCAGAAAAATTAGTTTTAATTGGTAAAATGAAAGATGATACCTTTTATGCTTCAAAAATATTGATGAAATGTCCTTCTAAATATAACAATGACCTTGTAGAGGTAAAAGAGGACGGTCAGGTAATAAAATACAACTAATCTTAATGGATATACAATTTATTGGAGAGAACCTCCTGCCCGGTAAAATCGGCCAATTCTTTATTGTTTTAGCGTTTGCGGCTTCTTTACTCTCTACGATAGCCTATTTTTTTGCTACAAAAAATAAAGACCTTGGGGATCAGTCATGGACCCGCTTAGGACGGATTTCATTTTTAATAAACTGGGTAAGCATCTTGGGAATTGGCATCACTTTATTTTACCTCATCTTAAACCACAATAACGAGTATTATTACGTTTACTCCCACTCTTCCAAAGAACTTCCTGTATATTATATTGTTTCTGCCTTTTGGGAAGGACAGGAGGGGAGTTTCTGGTTGTGGGCTTTCTGGCAGTCTTTGCTGGGTGCAATCTTAATCTGGAAAGCTAAGACCTGGGAAAATGGGGTAATGACCGTTGTTGCTTTCTCTCAGGTATTTCTGACCTCCATGTTGTTAGGCGTGGAAATATTCGGTGAGAGAATCGGAAGTTCTCCGTTTATTCTTTTAAGGGAAGCAGTAAATCTTAAAGATATGGCTCCGGTTGTATTTGCGGATCCTGAAAATTATAAAAACTATCTGAAGTTTATTACTGACGGAAGAGGACTGAATCCATTGTTACAAAACTATTGGATGGTCATTCACCCGCCAACACTATTTCTTGGTTTTGCCAGTATGGTGGTTCCATTTGCTTACGCAGTGACGGGTTTATGGCAAAGGAAATATAAAGACTGGGTTAAACCGGCAATGCCCTGGGCATTGTTTGCAGTGATGATTCTGGGTACAGGTATTATCATGGGTTCCTTCTGGGCCTATGAAGCGTTGAATTTTGGTGGGTTCTGGGCATGGGACCCTGTCGAAAATGCATCCATCATTCCATGGTTGACACTTATTGCAGGCGTTCACGTGATGATCGCTTTCAAAAATACAGGACATGCTTTCTTTACGGCTATCTTCTTAGTCATCATTAGTTTTGTATTGGTTCTATATGCTTCTTTCCTGACAAGAAGTGGAATTCTCGGAGAAACTTCGGTTCATTCTTTCACGGACCTGGGAATGTTTGGCCACCTGATTTTATACAATGTGGTGTTCCTTGCAGTACCGGTGTACCTGCTGATCTCCAGATGGAAAGAATTGCCGATTACCAATAAAGATGAAGAAACTTATTCCAGAGAATTCTGGATGTTTATCGGAGCCCTGGTGATTACTGTAGCCTGTATTCAGGTGATCTTTTCTACTTCAGTGCCGGTATTCAATGCTGCATTCGGGACCAAATTTGCTCCCCCGATCGATGCCATCAAATATTATAACCAATGGCAGGCTCCTTTTGCAATTCTGGTGACCATTATTTCTGGTTTTTCTCAGTTCATGAAATACAAGAGAACTGATACACGCAAGTTTTATAGCAGTCTGATTGCCTCTATCGTATTTGCGGTGATCATTACGGCTGGATTTGTTTACCTGACCAATATCTACACAAACTTAATGTATATCCTGCTGACCTTTAGCTGTGTGTTTGCGATCCTTGCCAATGCAAGAATCCTCGGACAGGCCTTTGGCGGGAAACGTAAACTGGTAGGCGCGGCAGTGGCCCATATGGGATTTGCTTTATTATTGATTGGAGCTTTGGTTGCTGCAGCGACGAATAAACCGATCTCCCTGAATGCAACGAATTTCATTCCGGTAAAGGATTTTGAAAAAGCGGAGAAGCCTGGTGAAAATATTGTGCTCTATAAAAATGAGCCTAAGAAAATGGGCAGGTACACAGTTACTTATACCAGAGACACTACGGTTGCCCCAAATACCATATATACTTTAAACTTCAAGGTTTACGATGAGGAAACTGGAAAACTGAAAGAGGATTTTGAATTGAACCCTCATGTGCAGGCAAATGAAAAAATGGGTCTGATTGCTTCTCCGGATACCAAACATTACCTGACCTATGATGTGTACACCCACATCACCAGTGCACCTGATAAAAAACAGGCAAACGGAAGTCATGAGGAGGATGCCAATCCGGAAGAAAATTATAAAGCACCGAGAATCGTAAATGTAAGTACAGGGGATACCCTGCATACGAGTAGCGGAGTTATTACGGTTAAAGGGTTAAACAACCAGCCAAAAGCGAAAAGCCTGGCATTAGCTCCAGGTGATCTTGCTGTAGGTTTACCACTGGAAGTGGTGGTGAACGGAAAGACTTATAAAACAGAGCCGATCTTCCTGGTAAAAGGCAACAATACTTTCGATTTTGCACGTAATATTGACGACCTGGGATTGAGATTCAGGTTCACTAAAGTACTTCCTGATCAGCAAAAAGTAGAACTGCAGGTTTTTGAAAAACCTCAGCAGGCCAAAGACTGGGTGGTATTTAAATCCATTGAATTTCCTTATATCAATTTGTATTGGGCAGGAACGATTGTCATGGTGATCGGATTTTTACTTTCTATTTTCAGAAGGCAAAAAGAAGTTAAGACGGTTTAAATCCTATGAAAATAGTTTGTATAGGTTCGGGTAATGTAGCCACACACTTTTCCAATGCTTTTAAATCAGCCGGATCTGAGCTGGTTCAAATCTGGAGTAAAAATCCGGAACATGCTGCAGAACTGGCTATCAAAACCGGGGCTAAGCCAATTGCCGATTTAAAGGAAATCGATAACAATGCTGATGTATACCTGATTGCAGTGAAGGATGATGCCATCGAAGAAGTAATCGCGCAGCTGAGCGCTGTCAAAGGAATGATCGTTCATACTTCCGGAGCTACGGATATTGATGTTTTTCCTGCCACCATTGCAAAATATGGGGTCTTATATCCATTGCAGACTTTCTCTAAACATAAAGCAATCGACTTTAATCAGGTGCCGCTTTGTATTGAGGCTAAAGATGAGGAGATATTAAAATCGTTAAAATCTATAGCGCTGATGCTGAGTCCGCTGGTGTATGAAGTGAATAGTGAAAAAAGAAGGATTTTACACCTCTCTGCTGTTTTTGCTTGTAATTTTGTGAACCATTTATATACCCTGAGCAATGAAATCCTTCAAAGGAATGAACTGGATTTCGAAATTCTGAGGCCTCTGATTATGGAGACTGCGGAAAAAGTTCAAAACGCATTTCCTGTCGATGTACAAACAGGACCGGCCATTCGTAACGACGAACAAACGATTACCAAACATAAAGAACTGTTGAGTAATATGCCTGAATTGAAGGATATCTACGAAACTTTAAGTAAAAGCATTAAAAAAACACATTAATCATGTAATTGCGGTTTTTGGTGCTTATTTTTGAGACCTAATTATGAGTATTTTTAAATTAAAGATAAATTTTGAAGAGCAGGGTAAAGAGCCAATTGAACTTCCTATCGCCGGAGGGGAATCAGTTCTTGATGTATGCCTTGATCACGGAATAGAATTACAACATAACTGCGGGGGGGTATGCGGTTGTAGTACCTGTCATGTGTATGTGAATAAGGGAATGGATGATATCCAGGAAATTTCCGATAAGGAAGAAGACTTTATTGATCGCGCGGTTCGTCCGAGAATTACTTCCAGACTGGGATGCCAGTGTGTGGTAGTGAACGGGGATATTGAAGTGACCATTCCTGACCAGTCCGAGTTTTTAGGCCATTAATTAACAAACAAACACTATATGCAAGATAAATTTGCTTTACCGATTTATTGGAACGACCACGAGGACATTGCTCAGGAATTATATGAGAAATTCGGGGACGAATTCAATGAAGCCAAGATATACCGTATCAGGTTTACTGAATTATTGGAATGGGTACTAACCTTACCTAATTTTAAAGGAACCAGAGAAGAAAGTAATGAAGGCCACCTGGAGCAAATCCAGTCTGCCTGGGTTTATGAATGGAGAGATAACCAAGGCTAAACCTGATGTTTCTGCAAAAACTTAAAGAAATTACCACATTTATATTTGATGTAGATGGTGTATTAACGAATGGTGATATCCTGGCCTCGGATTCGGGGGAGTTTTTGCGGACATTTAATATCAAAGATGGCTATGCCCTGCAACTCGCTGTGAAACGTGGATATCAGGTAGGTATCATTTCCGGTGGAAAAGGTCAGGCGATGCAAAAACGCTTTGAAGGCCTGGGTATTAAAGCGATCTTTCTGGGGGTTTCTGATAAAGTAACCGTATTGGAAAGTTATCTGGAAAAAATTCAGGTTAATACCAACCAGGTATTGTACATGGGAGATGACATCCCGGATCTTAAAGTCATGAAGATGGTAGGCCTGCCTACCTGTCCGGCAGATGCTGTTCCGGAAATTAAAGCCATTTCTCAATATGTTTCTCCTTATACCGGAGGTAAAACTGCGGTTAGGGATGTGATTGAAAAGGTACTTCGTGTGCAGGAAAACTGGTTTGACGAACATCCTTCTGCAGCCGATTCCGGCAAATAATAGCTATTTTTTTTTGTAACACCTATGTTACCTTTTGGGGATTAAACTAAATTCCCCGGGATTCCTCTAATCTTTAAAAAACAAGAAAAACAGAGTTAATAAAATCCTATGAAAAAATTATTGATGATTTGCGGATTGTTATTCAGTGTAATTACATTCGCACAAGCCCAACAAGATGGTGGCCGTAAAATGAGGACCCCTGAAGAAAGAGCACAAAAGAATGCAGAAGGCCTGACTAAG
This region of Pedobacter steynii genomic DNA includes:
- a CDS encoding methylated-DNA--[protein]-cysteine S-methyltransferase — its product is MSNQYCSILQSPLGPVSIFADDQYVQKITFREPSDSDNQADSSTLTENELTKLAVSQLTDYFEGRLKTFTLPLKQSGTAFQQEVWSALLTIGYGVTRSYLQMAKQMNNVLAIRAMAAANGKNNLAIVVPCHRVIGSDGTLVGYAGSLWRKKWLLDHEREVSQQGQMTLKF
- a CDS encoding heme exporter protein CcmB, with translation MNLIDQVKFLIKKELLLEWRSKYALNGVLLYVVSTVFVCYLSFVSVEKITWNALFWIIMLFASINAVSKSFLQESRGRQLYIYTIASPLALIISKTIYNVLLMMLLTVIALTFYTLVFSYVPEDLGLYIVATLLGSLSFSTIFTMISAIASKAGNGGMLMAILSFPVVIPVLIVLIKLTKNAIDGLDRSVSLDEIGILLIINALVMSVSLILFPYLWRD
- a CDS encoding bacteriocin-like protein, which gives rise to MLKTNLKLAGNQKLSRNELKKVTGGGIIPPGCSISCTHRLPNGPIQFGCPSYEECVP
- the ccsA gene encoding cytochrome c biogenesis protein CcsA; amino-acid sequence: MYKSWWKILGAVLVIYSTIAGFLVKTPDLPIVRESIRNLYFHVPMWFSMIVLFSVSVFYSVKYLSSSNPEDDTKAVESVNAGVIFGMLGITTGMIWARFAWGQAWSFDVKQNFAAISILLYFAYLVLRNAVDEEQKRAKISAIYNIFAFPIMVVLLFVLPRLSDSLHPGDGGNPGFNSYDLDSRMRMVFYPACLGWILVGYWIYTILYRVRILEKNNR
- a CDS encoding CcmD family protein, which encodes MKKITATFLMFMITMQLFAQGQGSAITDSLYASGKIYVVVACVVLILLGLLFFLFTIEKRLKKLEKKTSAKI
- a CDS encoding Glu/Leu/Phe/Val family dehydrogenase, yielding MANTANETNFFADVCKNFDNAAQFTSHPEGLLTQIKACNSVYRFQFPIRRGNGFEVIDAWRVEHSHHMSPTKGGIRYSEMVNEDEVMALAALMTYKCAIVNVPFGGAKGGIKITTKNYTVGELENITRRYTTELIKKNFIGPGIDVPAPDYGSGEREMSWIADTYMTMNPGQLDALGCVTGKPIALHGIRGRKEATGRGVAYAIRECVSVGEDMAKIGFKAGLGDKRVIVQGLGNVGYHSAKFLAEFGATIVGLCEFEGAIYNADGLNIDEVFAHRKLTGSILGFPGATEFKNSMEGLEQPCDILVPAALENQITSGNIRNIKAKIIAEGANGPCTPEAEEIFTEMGGIIIPDMYCNAGGVTVSYFEWLKNLSHVAFGRMENRYAENSNRNLINTLESLTGKSIPAEHRLMIVKGASELELVNSGLEDTMIHSYHEIRETLMNKPGIQTLRTAAFVGSIDKIAISYMNLGIWP
- the msrA gene encoding peptide-methionine (S)-S-oxide reductase MsrA; its protein translation is MQIRRRVCVWMLAFFAACSAGPAQQQLESRNGFVVISLPAEGEQLATFAGGCFWAVQEGMIGLKGVHKAISGYAGGITVNPDDAAVRSKTTGHAETVQVYYDPKVISFEKLCEAFFYLHDPTQVDRQGPDIGSDYRSIAFFRTPEEFRTIRRVIDRFQAREYPNIPIVTEILPFKIIYPAEMEHQDYYKRNLWDTYIRKISRPKVNKLRRKMPEFTKSGYETE
- a CDS encoding cytochrome c maturation protein CcmE, translated to MRKSAIIGLITIAICVGFLISLNAGTSNYSTFSEAAKDSREFHVMGYWEKAKGMYYDAQKDANHFAFYMKDEKGLVNKVVYNGTKPQDFERSEKLVLIGKMKDDTFYASKILMKCPSKYNNDLVEVKEDGQVIKYN
- a CDS encoding heme lyase CcmF/NrfE family subunit; the encoded protein is MDIQFIGENLLPGKIGQFFIVLAFAASLLSTIAYFFATKNKDLGDQSWTRLGRISFLINWVSILGIGITLFYLILNHNNEYYYVYSHSSKELPVYYIVSAFWEGQEGSFWLWAFWQSLLGAILIWKAKTWENGVMTVVAFSQVFLTSMLLGVEIFGERIGSSPFILLREAVNLKDMAPVVFADPENYKNYLKFITDGRGLNPLLQNYWMVIHPPTLFLGFASMVVPFAYAVTGLWQRKYKDWVKPAMPWALFAVMILGTGIIMGSFWAYEALNFGGFWAWDPVENASIIPWLTLIAGVHVMIAFKNTGHAFFTAIFLVIISFVLVLYASFLTRSGILGETSVHSFTDLGMFGHLILYNVVFLAVPVYLLISRWKELPITNKDEETYSREFWMFIGALVITVACIQVIFSTSVPVFNAAFGTKFAPPIDAIKYYNQWQAPFAILVTIISGFSQFMKYKRTDTRKFYSSLIASIVFAVIITAGFVYLTNIYTNLMYILLTFSCVFAILANARILGQAFGGKRKLVGAAVAHMGFALLLIGALVAAATNKPISLNATNFIPVKDFEKAEKPGENIVLYKNEPKKMGRYTVTYTRDTTVAPNTIYTLNFKVYDEETGKLKEDFELNPHVQANEKMGLIASPDTKHYLTYDVYTHITSAPDKKQANGSHEEDANPEENYKAPRIVNVSTGDTLHTSSGVITVKGLNNQPKAKSLALAPGDLAVGLPLEVVVNGKTYKTEPIFLVKGNNTFDFARNIDDLGLRFRFTKVLPDQQKVELQVFEKPQQAKDWVVFKSIEFPYINLYWAGTIVMVIGFLLSIFRRQKEVKTV
- a CDS encoding Rossmann-like and DUF2520 domain-containing protein codes for the protein MKIVCIGSGNVATHFSNAFKSAGSELVQIWSKNPEHAAELAIKTGAKPIADLKEIDNNADVYLIAVKDDAIEEVIAQLSAVKGMIVHTSGATDIDVFPATIAKYGVLYPLQTFSKHKAIDFNQVPLCIEAKDEEILKSLKSIALMLSPLVYEVNSEKRRILHLSAVFACNFVNHLYTLSNEILQRNELDFEILRPLIMETAEKVQNAFPVDVQTGPAIRNDEQTITKHKELLSNMPELKDIYETLSKSIKKTH
- a CDS encoding 2Fe-2S iron-sulfur cluster-binding protein — translated: MSIFKLKINFEEQGKEPIELPIAGGESVLDVCLDHGIELQHNCGGVCGCSTCHVYVNKGMDDIQEISDKEEDFIDRAVRPRITSRLGCQCVVVNGDIEVTIPDQSEFLGH
- the iscX gene encoding Fe-S cluster assembly protein IscX, which produces MQDKFALPIYWNDHEDIAQELYEKFGDEFNEAKIYRIRFTELLEWVLTLPNFKGTREESNEGHLEQIQSAWVYEWRDNQG
- a CDS encoding KdsC family phosphatase, giving the protein MFLQKLKEITTFIFDVDGVLTNGDILASDSGEFLRTFNIKDGYALQLAVKRGYQVGIISGGKGQAMQKRFEGLGIKAIFLGVSDKVTVLESYLEKIQVNTNQVLYMGDDIPDLKVMKMVGLPTCPADAVPEIKAISQYVSPYTGGKTAVRDVIEKVLRVQENWFDEHPSAADSGK